One genomic region from Phragmites australis chromosome 1, lpPhrAust1.1, whole genome shotgun sequence encodes:
- the LOC133902872 gene encoding DNA mismatch repair protein MSH7, whose amino-acid sequence MQPRRQQQQSILSFLQKQPPRRDPAGEGTTPEKPPRPPAGSVAGIMERLVRPPPLPQPQGRNKDASRVRHAEKATSVKNQVPSNERSTPLFSRPCNVEYSKVTLFPEQSSDMTPLQEPLKHLLRSSVDEFVRARTLFGSNQTPLQEHPKKLFSEFPNNSCIRATSLFEEFDVQTPSQDPSKRIFLGPSHGADTPLTEYGSDQTLLQHSSKKFSLISANGEYARAATAFGLDSNDTCTEEPSKKLSSGSSDPFYIKATNLFAELDSNATPSQNHLKNVSSVLMNDKHVAAVTLFPALDSSPSKPETPAMQAAIPRPKRVREEQSATADNQPSPLRVLNKKMKSSHCSPIGKKVHDEIAESARSKFEWLNLYTIRDANGRRPNDPLYDKSTLFIPPDALRKMSTSQKQYWNIKCKYMDVVLFFKVGKFYELYELDAEIGQKELDWKMTVSGVGKCRQVGISESGIDDAVDKLVARGYKVGRIEQMESADQAKARGSNTVIERKLVQVCTPSTVADSNIGPDAVHLLALKEVTLASSGSRVYGFAFLDYAALKIWVGSLHDDDSSAALGALLVQVSPREIIYETSGLSKETHISMRKYASAGSVKMQLTPLSGIDFSDASQIQMLIHSKGYFKASTDSWLNALEYSVNREAVICALGGLIGHMTRLMLHDALKNGEVLPYHVYKTCLRMDGQTLVNLEIFSNSFDGGPSGTLYKHLNHCVTASGKRLLRRWICHPLRDVDDINKRLDVVEGFILNCGLGPKTLEYLRKIPDLERLLGRVRSTVGLSSSVRLPFVGKKILKRRIKTFAMLIKGLRVGTDLLNEIQRGDHGVSALYKVVEIPALSSLRELIHQFEEAIQNEFPCDQDNDVKDDDDNTLAVLVDLFVGKAFEWSLVINAVSIIDVLRSFAAMTLLSFGTMCRPHILLKDGVPVLQMKGLWHPYAFTESANGLIPNDLSLGHDLSGFNRFALLLTGPNMGGKSTIMRATCLAIVLAQLGCYVPCQSCELTLADSIFTRLGATDRIMSGESTFLVECTETASVLQNATEDSLVLLDELGRGTSTFDGYAIAYAVFRHLVEKVRCRLLFATHYHPLTKEFASHPHVSLQHMACMLKPRSGAHGSNGEKELTFLYRLTSGACPESYGLQVATMAGLPKSIVEKASVAGQMMRSKIARNFKSSEQRAEFSTHHEEWLRTALAVSVKDGHLDEDIMDTLFCVSQELKAHFRKTS is encoded by the exons ATGCAGCCCCGGCGCCAGCAGCAGCAATcgatcctctccttcctccagaAGCAGCCGCCGCGGCGGGACCCGGCGGGGGAGGGCACGACCCCCGAGAAGCCCCCGCGCCCCCCCGCGGGGTCGGTCGCCGGCATCATGGAGAGGCTCGTgcgtccgccgccgctgccgcagcCCCAGGGGAG AAACAAAGATGCTTCCCGGGTTAGACATGCGGAGAAGGCCACCTCTGTGAAAAATCAAGTTCCTTCAAATGAGCGTTCAACTCCATTGTTCTCAAGGCCTTGTAATGTTGAATACAGCAAAGTAACCCTGTTTCCAGAACAAAGTTCGGATATGACTCCCTTGCAGGAGCCCCTGAAGCATTTATTGAGGTCTTCTGTAGATGAATTTGTTAGAGCAAGGACACTGTTCGGCTCAAATCAAACTCCTCTTCAGGAGCATCCAAAGAAGTTATTCTCAGAGTTTCCTAATAATAGTTGCATTCGAGCTACTTCATTATTTGAAGAATTTGATGTACAAACTCCTTCTCAGGATCCCTCAAAGAGAATCTTCCTGGGGCCTTCTCATGGAGCTGATACACCTTTAACAGAATATGGTTCAGATCAAACCCTTTTGCAGCATTCATCAAAGAAGTTTTCATTGATTTCTGCTAATGGTGAATATGCTAGAGCAGCGACAGCCTTTGGGTTAGATTCAAATGATACTTGTACAGAGGAACCTTCAAAGAAGCTATCCTCAGGATCCTCAGACCCTTTTTACATCAAAGCAACAAATTTGTTTGCAGAACTAGATTCAAATGCAACCCCATCGCAGAACCACTTGAAAAATGTCTCTTCGGTGCTCATGAATGATAAACATGTAGCAGCTGTGACACTATTTCCGGCACTTGATTCTAGTCCTTCGAAACCAGAAACGCCAGCAATGCAAGCAGCCATTCCTCGCCCAAAGCGAGTTCGAGAAGAACAAAGTGCGACTGCTGACAACCAACCCTCTCCTTTGCGGGTCTTGAACAAGAAGATGAAATCATCTCATTGTTCTCCTATTGGGAAGAAGGTTCATGATGAGATAGCTGAAAGTGCACGGAGCAAGTTTGAGTGGCTGAATCTGTATACCATCAGGGATGCAAATGGAAGACGACCAAATGATCCACTTTATGACAAGAGTACTCTATTTATTCCACCTGATGCGTTGAGAAAGATGTCAACCTCTCAAAAGCAATACTGGAATATTAAGTGCAAATACATGGATGTTGTCCTTTTTTTCAAAGTG GGAAAATTTTACGAGCTCTATGAGCTAGATGCTGAGATTGGCCAAAAGGAACTTGACTGGAAAATGACTGTTAGTGGGGTGGGCAAGTGCCGACAG GTTGGCATTTCAGAGAGTGGGATAGATGATGCTGTTGATAAGCTTGTAGCTCGGGG GTATAAAGTAGGAAGAATAGAACAAATGGAATCTGCAGACCAGGCCAAAGCTAGAGGGTCAAACACA GTTATTGAAAGAAAGTTAGTTCAGGTGTGCACACCGTCAACTGTAGCTGATAGCAACATTGGGCCTGATGCTGTACACCTTCTTGCATTGAAAGAG GTTACCCTAGCTTCTAGTGGTTCTCGGGTGTATGGATTTGCTTTTCTAGACTATGCTGCTCTTAAAATTTGGGTGGGTTCACTCCATGATGATGATTCGTCTGCAGCTTTGGGGGCTTTGTTGGTGCAG GTTTCTCCAAGAGAAATAATCTATGAAACATCAG GCCTCTCAAAAGAAACTCATATATCGATGAGAAAATATGCCTCAGCAG GGTCTGTGAAAATGCAGCTGACCCCACTATCTGGGATAGATTTCTCTGACGCATCACAAATTCAAATGTTAATCCATTCTAAAGGGTACTTCAAAGCATCAACAGATTCGTGGTTAAATGCATTGGAATATTCGGTGAATCGAGAAGCGGTTATTTGTGCACTTGGTGGACTTATTGGTCATATGACTAGGCTTATG TTACATGATGCTCTAAAAAATGGGGAAGTCCTACCGTACCATGTGTACAAAACTTGTCTAAGGATGGACGGTCAGACTCTTGTGAACCTTGAGATTTTCAGCAACAGTTTTGATGGTGGTCCATCAG GTACTTTATATAAGCACCTCAATCACTGCGTCACTGCATCTGGTAAGCGGCTGCTAAGAAGGTGGATTTGCCATCCACTAAGGGATGTTGATGATATCAATAAAAGGCTCGATGTTGTTGAAGGTTTCATCCTAAACTGCGGTCTAGGTCCTAAAACACTCGAGTATCTCCGTAAAATACCTGATCTTGAGAGATTATTAGGACGAGTTAGATCCACTGTTGGGTTATCATCTTCAGTCCGGCTGCCCTTTGTTGGAAAAAAGATATTAAAGAGACGG ATTAAAACATTTGCCATGCTTATCAAGGGCCTCCGGGTTGGAACTGACTTACTAAATGAAATACAAAGAGGGGATCATGGTGTCTCAGCTCTTTATAAGGTTGTGGAGATTCCGGCATTGAGCTCCCTACGTGAATTAATTCATCAATTTGAAGAGGCAATACAAAATGAATTTCCATGTGACCAG GATAATGATgtcaaagatgatgatgataacaCTTTGGCTGTTCTAGTGGACCTCTTTGTTGGAAAGGCTTTTGAATGGTCTCTGGTGATCAATGCTGTCAGCATTATCGATGTGCTTAGGTCCTTTGCTGCAATGACTTTGTTGTCATTTGGCACCATGTGCAGACCACATATTCTGCTGAAAGATGGTGTGCCTGTACTTCAGATGAAGGGTCTATGGCATCCCTATGCTTTTACAGAAAGTGCAAATGGGCTGATACCAAATGATTTATCTCTTGGTCATGATTTATCTGGTTTTAATCGTTTTGCGTTGCTGTTAACTGGTCCAAATATGGGTGGGAAATCTACGATAATGCGCGCCACCTGCCTGGCTATTGTACTTGCCCAG CTTGGCTGTTATGTCCCCTGCCAATCATGTGAATTGACCCTCGCGGACTCCATCTTTACACGTCTTGGTGCAACAGATCGGATTATGTCTGGAGAAA GCACGTTTCTTGTTGAATGTACTGAGACTGCCTCTGTTCTTCAGAACGCAACTGAGGACTCTCTTGTCTTGCTTGACGAGCTTggcagaggaactagcacatTTGATGGATATGCAATTGCATATGCT GTATTTCGCCACCTTGTGGAAAAGGTGCGATGCCGTCTGCTCTTCGCCACTCACTACCACCCTCTCACAAAGGAGTTTGCCTCTCACCCTCACGTGAGCCTCCAGCACATGGCCTGCATGCTCAAGCCAAGGAGCGGTGCCCACGGCAGCAACGGTGAGAAGGAGCTCACCTTCCTCTACCGGCTCACCTCAGGAGCCTGCCCAGAGAGCTACGGCCTGCAGGTCGCCACAATGGCA